Within Sporanaerobacter acetigenes DSM 13106, the genomic segment AACACATAAGGCCTTTTTTTGTTCAATACTAAAATCCATAAATTCTATTTTAGATAATACTCTTTTTAAATCATACTGAAGTAAACTTTAACAAGATTATTGAAGAACATAATATTCCCAATTGGAATTTTTGGAATATGCTGTCTTTAACCTATCATTCGTATGTCCACTAAATTGTCGTGTAACAGTATCATTTTTAACAATCATTACAGTGTGGTATCTATGTCCATCACTGTTCTTCATCATTATAACACCACCTGCATTAGCATTTTCATAATCAGATTTCTTCCAATACTTTTTCGTACTCACCATATAATTTGTCAAACTTTCACAATTCACCCATGCTGTTGAACCAGCCTTCCAAGTGCTATCTGTAGGCAATCCTCCAGCTTTTAGTGATTGAGATACATAATTAGCGCAATCATTGTGGCAATACCAATTATAATTCGAATTATATTTTGAAGTATCCATTAATGCTTTACCATGAGGACATTGTTTGGTTGTATTAGATGTATACTTATTAGCATAATCTCTTGCCGCTATTCTGTCATAACCAGAATACAGATTAGGTAAAATTTCTTCGTTACAAATAATGACTGACTCGGAAATTTCAGTTTCTAAATATTCAAACCCTTCCTTTTCAAGTTCTTGTGAATTTTTAGGTAATATTTCTTCAGCAGGTATGAATTCATCTATATTCTCTGCAAACATTTTTAGGGTAGATATATCAATTTCTCCATCCTTTACACTTGCAGTTATTTTAAATATAAAATTTGTATCATCTGCTTGTCCAATATATTGCTCTAAATCTTTAATTTTATCAATAATGATTTTTGAAGCAACTTCTATTTGTCTATCGCTTAAATTGCTCTTATTAGCAGCTGAAACCATATTTATAGTATTATCATCCGATTCATATGAAAATGTATTCAAATTAACTCTTTCTAGCATACCTTTTACATATGGTAATTCTTCAACACATTTAGCTTTCAATACACTATTCATAGTCGCCTTTGCTATAAACTCAACATTACTACTTTCATCTACATCTACTTCATCAAATATAACTTTTACATCATTTATATCGTAGTATTCTGAATATCCTTCAACTAAAAAATCTTCGATATAATTTTTCAGAATTTCTTCGCAGTTGCTCTTTTCTAGACCATTACCAATTCCTTGTGAAAAACTTATATTTGTACATGAAATTAAAGTAAAAATCATAATTAATAATATGCTCCACATTTTTTTTACTTTCATAATATGATCTCCCCCATAAATTTTTTTATATTACCAATACCTTCTAATTATTTTAATCTTAAACTTTCATACTATCATACCCCCTATTTTTTCTATTACTTAGCTCATTGCATAATCCTCCAAGCTCTTTATTAACTATCCCCTTCATATATACTAATATCTTCAACCTTAAAATCTTACACTCATTTTTAAACCTTTTATCAAAGTTTTTTCTACATATTGAGACAAAAAAAGAGCTTTATATTTAGCTCTTATTTTGTCATGTTTTTAAAAATCCCTCAATTTATTTAATTCTATCTATACTTTTTTGAATGTTTGAAATATCATCTTCCATTTTGTTGTACTCTTCACAATATTCCTTCTCATCGTCACCATAAGGAACATCAGTAGGATAAGTTATAGATATTATACCTTGCTCATCTTCATATATTTTATCTATTAAACATATATCTTCATATTGCTTTTGTAGTTCTTCCCATTCTTCTTTTGTATTAGAAATATGCAGCGTAAATAATTCAATTTTTCTTCCATCATCTAAATCATTCTTGTGATAAAAATATAACTCATTATTTACCTCTTCTATATAGTATTTCCCTTCCCATGATTTAGGCAACTGAAGGCTAAAATTATATGTGTCATTCTCATATTGAATATAATCTTTAGAAGTTTCAATACTATTATCTCTTGAGGTACTAGATTTACATCCGGTAAAAGTAAACACCATTATAAAAATCATAAGCATTAATAAATATTTTTTCATTATAAGCAACTCCCTTCAATATGTTTTATTTTTTTGCAGTAACAGTGTTTGAAACTGCTATTTTAGTATCTGAACCATTGCTATCTTGAGCATAAAATTTCACTAAAGCCCTATACTGTTCTCCAACTTTCCCTTTATATGTGAATAAATAATTACTCATTGAAGAATCATATGCATATACATCTCTATCCAACGTGTCTACTGTACTCCATCTTCCATTTTCATATTTTTGAATTTTTATATATTCAAAACCAAGTTTTTTCATTTTTTTTGTAGCTGTTAATTCCGCATTTACTTGAATTTTTCCATTAGTTTCTGCTTTTATTTTCAAATTTGTTGAAACAAAATAGTCACTTGAAAGTGGCACCACTACATCAATATTGTCTGCTATAACTGTTTTAGGAATAGATAGTGAACTTATCATCCCAATCAATAATAAAGTTATAATTCTCCTCATTATAATTGCCATTTAAAATTTCTCCTTTCCTTATATATTTTTATGTATCACAATCCACGATATCCCTCCTTTTATTACTTATTCCCTTCATATATACTAATGTCTTTAAACTTGAAATCTTACACTTATTCTCAAAACTTTTACCAAAAAACTTTCGACATTTTGGGACAAAAAAAGCTTTATGCTTTTAATTTGCATAAAGCCAAGAAAATAAGTATGAGTCCTGAAATCCAGGAAAATTCCATCTTAGATTTAGAAACAATCTTTTCTCCTAGAAACAATCCTATCAAAATAATTGCCATATTGAATATAAAAGATAGAACTAATACTTGTATATAATTTATATTTCCCAAGGCACTTCCAAACCCTATTCCTAGAGCATCTAATGACAATGCCATTCCTAAATAAAATGCCTCTTTTAAATCTATATCTCCAGATTGATTCATATCAGCTTTTGTACAATCCACAACTACATCAATAATTATTTTCACATTTGAAAACTTTATTTCAAATTTCTTTTTCGATTCCTTGCTCTTGTTAGCAAAAAAATTTATAAGACCTTCTACTAAAAAATATATCCCTATAAATAATAAAATTAAAAAACTAATAATAGTTGGCAATTGACCAGGAAGAAATTTTTTAGCTACATCCCCCAAAAACATAGCTATAGCTAATATTCCTGTACAAATAATATTTATCATAAAAAGAGATTTTATAGGTATTTTTATTTTTTTCATTCCATAAGCAATTCCTATTGCCAATGAATCTATACAAATAGCTACAACTATAAACAACGATTCTAGCATATAAACACATCCTTTTTAAATTCCATATAGATATATATATAATATTCATTGTGTTAAAAAAAGACACAAAAAAACCCTATCTTTCAGATAGGGTCATATATTAACTATTGCCTCCAGAACAATTTTAGATTTCCCGCCCACTTTCACAATGTATTTATTATTTATATTTTTAATGCTACAATAAATAGCACTTGGTCTATTCATAGTTTCACCTTGCATAGATATTATTTCATCTTTTTTTAGCAATCTATTTTTCTTTAAATAATATATAAGTGCTCCATTAGATGTTCCTGTAGCTGCTTCTTCATTTATTCCTACAGCAGGTGCAAAATTTCTAGTATAAACTACATCCGAATCATCTTTTGGAAGATAAAAGGCATGAACCCCTATTACACTTAATTTTTTTGAAACCTTTTCTAGTTTCTCAAAATCAACGGAAAGATTATAAAGAATATCTTTATCTTTTATTGGAAGTATTATATCTGGTAGTCCTGTAGATATTATTTCTGGGTATATAAATTCCGTTCCTATCCCTAAATCTTCTTCTCCTATCCTGAAAGATTCAAGAATTGGTTTTATGTTTTCAATTCTACCCAAAGATTTAGGTTCACCTTGTTCCATAAATACTTTATCTACTTGACAATTTTTGTAATAAATCTCCACTGAAAGTTTACCTGCTTTAGTTTCCTGATATAACTTTCTTATTCCGCTATCTATAGGTATTATATATTGTTTTTGAGCTAACAGATAAAATGAAGCTATTGTTGCATGTCCACAAAGATCCACTTCGCATCTTGGAGTGAAAAATCTGACCTTAAAATTGTCCTTGTCCAACTCTTCAATAAAAGCGGTTTCAGAA encodes:
- a CDS encoding amidase domain-containing protein; this encodes MKVKKMWSILLIMIFTLISCTNISFSQGIGNGLEKSNCEEILKNYIEDFLVEGYSEYYDINDVKVIFDEVDVDESSNVEFIAKATMNSVLKAKCVEELPYVKGMLERVNLNTFSYESDDNTINMVSAANKSNLSDRQIEVASKIIIDKIKDLEQYIGQADDTNFIFKITASVKDGEIDISTLKMFAENIDEFIPAEEILPKNSQELEKEGFEYLETEISESVIICNEEILPNLYSGYDRIAARDYANKYTSNTTKQCPHGKALMDTSKYNSNYNWYCHNDCANYVSQSLKAGGLPTDSTWKAGSTAWVNCESLTNYMVSTKKYWKKSDYENANAGGVIMMKNSDGHRYHTVMIVKNDTVTRQFSGHTNDRLKTAYSKNSNWEYYVLQ
- the ytaF gene encoding sporulation membrane protein YtaF; the encoded protein is MLESLFIVVAICIDSLAIGIAYGMKKIKIPIKSLFMINIICTGILAIAMFLGDVAKKFLPGQLPTIISFLILLFIGIYFLVEGLINFFANKSKESKKKFEIKFSNVKIIIDVVVDCTKADMNQSGDIDLKEAFYLGMALSLDALGIGFGSALGNINYIQVLVLSFIFNMAIILIGLFLGEKIVSKSKMEFSWISGLILIFLALCKLKA
- a CDS encoding PhzF family phenazine biosynthesis protein: MELNIYQVDAFTENLFGGNPAGVVPDAKNLTDIDMQNIAREMNLSETAFIEELDKDNFKVRFFTPRCEVDLCGHATIASFYLLAQKQYIIPIDSGIRKLYQETKAGKLSVEIYYKNCQVDKVFMEQGEPKSLGRIENIKPILESFRIGEEDLGIGTEFIYPEIISTGLPDIILPIKDKDILYNLSVDFEKLEKVSKKLSVIGVHAFYLPKDDSDVVYTRNFAPAVGINEEAATGTSNGALIYYLKKNRLLKKDEIISMQGETMNRPSAIYCSIKNINNKYIVKVGGKSKIVLEAIVNI